In a single window of the Coffea eugenioides isolate CCC68of chromosome 3, Ceug_1.0, whole genome shotgun sequence genome:
- the LOC113766606 gene encoding LOW QUALITY PROTEIN: uncharacterized protein LOC113766606 (The sequence of the model RefSeq protein was modified relative to this genomic sequence to represent the inferred CDS: deleted 2 bases in 1 codon) yields the protein MTASAAGAGSSSLDRLDSALKGIKHSSIVLAKVTDDWEFLRKIWKSARKGIYAEKKNVHICLKIEATAEEIVQEIIFRFREKKMVDDHRVNDVEFLNELALDCGERTKLLIDEIGEALDHLYLMWSRGGGGGGGGGGGSSSFVLDLDFCKYLLLHVRLTVSAIGHMAAKHWGCEDSSVKIHFRSLYDCISYIDYYLVPSFDARKFLGFGGTTDNVLQHTYHRYDARGLPSFDACVGHVLSLVLQIANRCSDYWLNCKAGRIQVMKGELIEFLVNLYREIHPSNPKFMRFLLDFLMARSTEKAALVNFLESFCHYLFLGEYGHFRAEVFPLLQLFLCTTSILDDEDAAPIFIPELHAVLVEMASIFESTGRVLVEVASLGSELLSKICLLETELFLVVQIHSMKNNTNASSFSFSMLPGFEDVMDKCRQIPERLQRYSEKLPIKTRSDWKKLLALIESTFEEEKSLYKSSMLTEITASTLKNSLMLLRSKIVIFKGESFLMEPLLPKSRNDDRLTVREKDLLELFLQRVEYIRQIPSDEIIKVREDVLGAIGESVRRLTCFSYYFLDTQDEMTSLSFSELLDKETHFIKAKITDIIPKFPRFDFPKTSSLNFIDLLWRNLGDLLKYNPASTALAKHHMEEIQIHLQSLRSFLENVSQLHIKENPELEDLVNRVIDAAYKAEYIIDSIEVDAQWQDYFWLDNVLEELRLLSENAGGIHLTTPDAEVQDSKNVTQVSFDRLSRKRTPAIDEIVVDLSNRENEIRNQLIRGSSKLDIVFIDGMPGLGKTTLARKVYSSLSVASHFHLRAWCTVSQEYEKGRLLLEILAGIHGLTEEIRQMRDEELKDKLRKSLLKNKYLIVMDDIWDVGSWNDLKNSFPDDANGSRILFTSRLRRVAMEIKPESNPLSLPFSHEESWQLLEKKVFKEECCPDELLGIGKEIAYHCQGLPLAVVAVAGILKTTGKSQSSWKRITDTLSSHIIDNPEARCKEVIDLSYKHLPEYLKSCFLYLGVLNEDRDILVSKLIRFWIAEGLVPETKKKGFEDVAEAFLMDLIDRSLVIISKRRSNGKVRACRLHDLVLDFCKSKTKDENFFQLVTRSDNPYTSFPSTDYGFEFDFYHHSSAASFASYRLAIYLKRIHFVESKPSGLATRSLVFFASRDSKPERPYEVSFICHNFKLLRVLDFECFNLGISLPIEIGILVQLRYLAVGGYLKSIPQSIADLRKLKTLIVKGLSGKITLPNTIWRITSLRHLHVNLHVAFDSDAEELGDSFILENLVSFSCPSLSCGEDAERIIKRLPNLCKLSCIFYESPDSSMNCNHFPRLNCLTHLESLKIFYYGSPLNNGEFSLPLNLKKLTLSNFRLPWSHISTIGRLPNLEVLKLLSGAFEGKIWDVEEEFQNLKFLSLDNLNIAQWNASCDDFPKLERLLLQNCKDLEEIPEDFGNIYTLGMIEVHWCGRSAEESAKKIEEEYGDIEVLIRKARCKEVTDLSYKHLPEYFKSCFLYLGVLNEDKDILVSKLIRLWVAEGFIPDTKKRFDDLAKAFLMDLIDRSLVIISKRRSNGKVRACRLHDLVLDFYYDFEFDFYCHSSPVSFASSRLAISLKRNHFVESKPSGLATRSLVFFASTDSEPTCPYDISFIWHIFKLLRVLDFECINLGVSFPVEIRLLLFLRYLAVGGYMRSIPHSMANLRKLETLVVKGLRGKIILPNIIWCMTCLRHLHVNVHVAFDSDVEELVDCSELANLVSFSCPSLSCGEDAERIIKRLPNLCKLSCIFYESQDSSTSYNRFPRLKFLSHLESLKIFYYGNPLHNAEFNLPLSLKELTLSRFCLPWTRISAIGSLPNLEVLKLLSGAFMGRTWDMMEDEFQKLKFLSLETLDIAEWNASYDHLPRLERLVLQHCKDLEKIPEDLSDIISLETIEVHWCGQSVEESAIEIGKATGEIKVLIRSSNLRLNL from the exons ATGACGGCGTCTGCTGCTGGTGCTGGTTCTTCAAGCTTGGATCGCCTTGATTCTGCACTGAAAGGCATAAAGCATAGCTCGATCGTCCTAGCAAAAGTCACAGATGATTGGGAATTTTTGCGAAAAATTTGGAAATCTGCTCGGAAGGGGATTTATGCTGAGAAGAAGAATGTCCACATCTGCCTCAAGATTGAAGCTACAGCTGAGGAGATTGTCCAGGAAATTATTTTTCGTTTCCGTGAAAAAAAGATGGTGGATGATCACCGTGTAAACGATGTAGAATTCCTAAACGAATTAGCCCTTGATTGTGGGGAAAGAACCAAGCTTTTGATTGATGAAATTGGAGAAGCTCTTGACCATTTGTACTTGATGTGGTCAAGAGGCGGAGGCGGAGGCGGAGGCGGAGGCGGCGGCAGCAGCTCATTTGTACTTGATCTCGACTTCTGCAAATATTTACTACTACATGTACGATTAACTGTGTCCGCAATCGGCCATATGGCAGCTAAGCACTGGGGTTGTGAAGATTCTAGTGTAAAGATCCATTTCCGTTCCTTGTATGATTGTATAAGCTACATAGATTATTACCTTGTTCCATCATTTGATGCCCGCAAATTCTTGGGATTTGGAGGAACAACAGATAACGTGCTGCAGCATACTTATCATCGTTATGATGCTCGTGGACTGCCTAGCTTTGATGCTTGCGTTGGCCATGTTTTATCCCTGGTCCTACAAATTGCAAACCGGTGTAGCGATTACTGGTTAAATTGCAAGGCCGGTCGAATCCAAGTGATGAAAGGAGAACTGATTGAGTTCCTGGTCAATTTGTACCGTGAAATTCATCCTAGTAATCCCAAATTCATGCGTTTTCTTCTCGATTTCCTTATGGCTCGCTCCACTGAGAAGGCTGcgttggtgaattttctggagAGTTTTTGCCACTATCTCTTCTTGGGTGAATATGGACATTTTCGAGCAGAGGTGTTCCCCCTATTACAGCTTTTTCTCTGCACCACTTCTATACTAGATGATGAGGACGCAGCACCAATTTTCATTCCAGAACTTCATGCTGTGCTAGTTGAGATGGCATCTATATTCGAGTCAACTGGCCGTGTGCTAGTAGAGGTGGCATCTCTTGGTTCTGAGttactttcaaaaatttgtcTTCTCGAGACAGAGCTTTTCCTTGTGGTGCAAATCCACAGCATGAAAAACAATACAAACgcttcttccttttccttcagTATGCTTCCTGGTTTTGAAGATGTCATGGACAAATGTAGACAAATCCCCGAAAGACTGCAGAGATATTCCGAGAAGTTGCCCATAAAAACAAGATCGGATTGGAAAAAGTTGTTGGCACTGATTGAATCAACATTCGAGGAGGAAAAATCTCTTTATAAGTCATCTATGCTCACGGAAATCACAGCGTCCACGCTGAAAAACTCACTTATGCTACTTCGTTCTAAGATTGTGATATTCAAGGGAGAGTCATTTCTGATGGAGCCATTACTTCCGAAGAGCAGGAATGATGATAGGCTTACGGTTCGTGAAAAAGATCTCCTTGAACTCTTCCTTCAGAGGGTTGAGTATATCAGGCAAATTCCCTCAGATGAGATAATTAAGGTCAGAGAGGACGTATTAGGAGCAATTGGAGAATCTGTTAGGAGACTGACATGTTTCTCTTACTATTTCCTTGACACACAAGATGAAATGACCAGCCTTTCTTTTTCTGAGCTGTTAGATAAGGAGACGCATTTTATCAAGGCGAAGATCACAGATATTATTCCTAAATTTCCAAGGTTTGATTTCCCCAAGACTTCCAGTCTGAATTTCATTGATTTGCTGTGGAGAAACCTTGGGGATCTGCTGAAATATAATCCTGCATCAACTGCATTGGCGAAGCACCACATGGAAGAGATTCAAATACATCTCCAATCGTTGAGGTCTTTTCTCGAGAATGTTTCACAGTTGCACATCAAGGAGAATCCAGAGCTAGAAGATCTCGTTAATCGAGTCATTGATGCGGCATATAAAGCGGAGTACATAATTGATTCAATTGAGGTTGATGCTCAATGGCAGGACTACTTCTGGTTGGACAATGTGCTGGAGGAGTTAAGACTTCTTAGTGAGAATGCCGGGGGAATTCATTTGACTACCCCTGATGCGGAAGTCCAAGATTCCAAGAATGTCACCCAGGTTTCATTTGACAGGTTATCGAGAAAGAGAACACCAGCTATTGACGAAATTGTGGTGGATCTCAGCAATAGAGAAAACGAAATTCGCAACCAGCTTATTAGAGGATCCTCAAAGCTGGATATTGTTTTTATTGATGGAATGCCTGGTTTAGGCAAGACAACATTGGCGAGGAAGGTGTACAGCAGTCTTAGTGTCGCGAGTCACTTCCATCTTCGCGCATGGTGCACTGTTTCCCAAGAATATGAGAAAGGGAGATTATTGCTGGAAATTCTAGCAGGGATTCATGGGCTCACGGAAGAGATTCGCCAAATGAGGGATGAAGAACTCAAAGATAAATTGCGCAAGTCGCTACTGAAAAACAAATATCTCATAGTTATGGATGACATTTGGGATGTTGGATCGTGGAATGACTTGAAAAACTCATTCCCAGATGATGCAAATGGAAGTAGAATTCTGTTCACCAGTCGCCTCCGTAGAGTGGCCATGGAAATTAAACCAGAAAGTAATCCACTTTCTCTT CCATTTTCTCATGAGGAAAGTTGGCAGCTGTTAGAAAAGAAGGTATTCAAGGAAGAATGTTGCCCCGATGAGCTGTTGGGAATCGGAAAGGAAATTGCTTATCACTGTCAAGGATTGCCTCTTGCTGTTGTTGCTGTTGCTGGTATACTAAAAACAACAGGGAAAAGCCAAAGTTCATGGAAAAGAATAACAGATACCTTGAGCTCACATATAATTGATAATCCAGAAGCTCGGTGCAAAGAAGTCATAGATCTCAGCTACAAACACTTGCCAGAATATCTTAAATCATGCTTTCTGTATTTGGGAGTTCTTAATGAAGACAGAGATATTCTTGTCAGCAAGTTGATACGGTTTTGGATAGCAGAAGGTTTGGTACCAGAAACTAAGAAGAAGGGCTTTGAAGATGTTGCAGAGGCTTTCTTGATGGATCTGATTGACAGAAGCTTGGTGATAATCTCCAAAAGAAGATCCAACGGCAAGGTTAGAGCATGTCGCCTCCATGATCTTGTCCTTGATTTCTGCAAGTCTAAAACCAAGGATGAGAACTTCTTTCAGCTGGTAACCAGGTCTGACAATCCATACACTTCTTTTCCTAGTACAGATTATGGTTTCGAATTTGATTTTTACCATCATTCATCTgctgcatcatttgcatcctatCGGTTGGCTATATATTTGAAGCGAATCCACTTTGTTGAATCAAAACCTTCTGGCTTGGCCACCCGTTCTTTGGTGTTCTTTGCGTCTAGAGATTCTAAACCAGAACGGCCTTATGAAGTCTCATTCATTTGTCACAACTTCAAATTGCTTAGGGTCTTGGATTTTGAATGCTTCAATTTGGGTATTTCACTTCCTATAGAAATTGGAATTCTGGTACAATTGAGATATTTAGCAGTTGGAGGCTATTTGAAGTCCATTCCACAGTCGATAGCCGACCTCAGGAAACTGAAAACTCTAATTGTTAAGGGATTAAGTGGTAAGATCACCTTACCAAATACCATCTGGCGCATCACAAGTTTAAGGCATCTTCATGTCAATCTCCATGTTGCTTTCGACTCAGATGCTGAAGAGCTTGGTGATAGctttatattagaaaatttgGTCAGTTTTTCCTGCCCATCTCTTTCTTGTGGTGAAGATGCAGAAAGGATTATAAAGAGGCTTCCAAATCTTTGCAAACTGAGTTGCATATTCTATGAATCACCAGATTCTTCCATGAACTGCAATCATTTTCCGAGATTGAACTGTCTCACTCATTTGGAGTCACTCAAGATATTCTACTATGGAAGCCCTCTTAACAATGGCGAGTTCAGCCTCCCTTTGAATCTAAAGAAATTGACTTTATCAAACTTTCGCCTTCCATGGAGTCATATCTCCACAATTGGGAGACTACCAAACCTAGAAGTCCTCAAGTTACTTTCTGGTGCCTTTGAGGGGAAGATATGGGACGTGGAAGAAGAGTTTCAGAATCTTAAGTTCTTGAGCTTAGACAATTTGAACATTGCTCAATGGAATGCCTCTTGTGATGATTTTCCCAAGCTTGAAAGACTTCTATTACAAAATTGCAAAGACCTTGAAGAAATTCCAGAGGACTTTGGAAACATATATACATTGGGAATGATTGAAGTGCATTGGTGTGGAAGATCTGCAGAAGAATCTGCAAAGAAGATTGAAGAAGAATATGGAGATATTGAAGTCCTTATTAGGA AAGCTCGGTGCAAAGAAGTCACAGATCTCAGCTACAAACACTTGCCGGAATATTTTAAGTCATGCTTTCTGTATTTGGGAGTTCTTAATGAAGACAAAGATATTCTTGTCAGCAAGTTGATACGGCTTTGGGTCGCGGAAGGTTTCATACCAGACACCAAGAAGCGCTTTGACGATTTAGCCAAGGCTTTCTTGATGGATCTAATTGACAGAAGCTTGGTGATAATCTCCAAAAGAAGATCCAATGGCAAGGTTAGAGCATGTCGCCTCCATGATCTTGTCCTTGATTTCT ATTATGATTTCGAATTTGATTTTTACTGTCATTCATCTCCTGTATCATTTGCATCCTCTAGGTTGGCTATATCTTTGAAGCGAAACCACTTTGTTGAATCAAAACCTTCTGGCTTGGCCACCCGTTCTTTGGTGTTCTTTGCATCAACAGATTCCGAACCTACATGCCCTTAtgacatttcattcatttggcacATCTTCAAATTACTTAGGGTGTTGGATTTTGAATGCATTAATTTGGGTGTTTCTTTTCCTGTTGAAATCAGACTGCTTCTCTTCTTGAGATATTTAGCAGTTGGAGGCTACATGCGATCTATTCCACATTCGATGGCCAACCTCAGGAAATTAGAAACTCTTGTTGTGAAGGGATTGCGTGGTAAGATCATCTTACCAAATATTATCTGGTGCATGACTTGTTTAAGGCATCTTCATGTCAATGTTCATGTTGCATTCGACTCAGATGTTGAAGAACTTGTTGATTGCTCTGAATTAGCAAATTTGGTCAGCTTTTCCTGCCCATCTCTTTCTTGTGGTGAGGATGCAGAAAGGATAATCAAGAGGCTTCCAAATCTTTGCAAATTAAGTTGCATATTCTATGAATCACAAGATTCTTCCACCAGTTACAATCGGTTTCCAAGGTTGAAGTTTCTGTCTCATTTGGAGTCCCTCAAGATCTTTTACTACGGGAACCCTCTTCACAATGCCGAGTTCAATCTGCCATTGAGTTTGAAGGAATTGACTTTATCACGCTTCTGCTTACCATGGACTCGTATCTCTGCAATTGGCAGTCTACCAAACTTGGAAGTTCTCAAGTTACTTTCTGGTGCCTTTATGGGGCGAACATGGGACATGATGGAAGACGAGTTCCAGAAACTCAAGTTCTTGAGCTTAGAGACTCTGGATATCGCCGAATGGAATGCCTCTTATGACCATCTCCCCAGACTTGAGAGACTTGTCCTGCAACATTGCAAAGACCTTGAGAAAATCCCGGAAGATCTTTCTGACATAATTTCATTGGAAACAATTGAAGTGCATTGGTGTGGACAATCTGTGGAAGAGTCGGCAATTGAGATTGGGAAAGCAACCGGGGAGATAAAAGTCCTCATCAGGAGTTCAAATTTGAG GTTGAATTTGTGA